Below is a genomic region from Rhodohalobacter sp. 614A.
AAAGCAGAAAAAACAGGTTTGCATACATTAGCGTGGGAGAAAGGTTTGAGACAACTTTTGGAACAAGTTGAGGAAAACCGGAGTTAAGATTTAAAGGTTTTATCAAAGATAGAATATGGAATTTGAAAGTACATCACTTCGTAATGTTTGGTTAATCAAGCCAAAGATTTTTAAAGATGACAGGGGGCATTTTCTGGAATCCTTTCGAAGAGAAATTTTCAAAGAGCAAGGTGTGGAATATAACTTTGTGCAGGATAATATCTCTTCATCCGTGAAAGGAGCCATTCGTGGATTGCATTATCAAAAAAATCCTCAAAGTCAGTCAAAATTGGTGATGGCTGTGTATGGAGAAATTCTGGATGTAGCTGTTGATATGAGAAAGGATTCGCCTACTTTTGGGGAGCATTTTTCAGCTATTTTAAATGATGAAAACAGAAATATGTTGCTCGTTCCTTCAGGATTTGCTCATGGTTTTTCGGTACTTTCCGAGAAGGCAACCGTACTTTATAAAT
It encodes:
- the rfbC gene encoding dTDP-4-dehydrorhamnose 3,5-epimerase; translation: MEFESTSLRNVWLIKPKIFKDDRGHFLESFRREIFKEQGVEYNFVQDNISSSVKGAIRGLHYQKNPQSQSKLVMAVYGEILDVAVDMRKDSPTFGEHFSAILNDENRNMLLVPSGFAHGFSVLSEKATVLYKCDQYYHKASERGVLWNDPALQIDWEVENPILSEKDKDLPLLRDVNPDDFF